A single region of the Streptomyces vilmorinianum genome encodes:
- a CDS encoding DNA polymerase III subunit alpha: MPGFTHLHTASGFSLRYGASHPERLAERAAERGMDALALTDRDTVAGVVRFAKACAEAGVRPLFGVDLAVEGPVPGGRGAHGFGRAGTGRTGGGPEGYGPGGRGGPGGPGGFAADGRAASGSGADGSGADGSGTDGSGRPGGREAAGWSAAGSGAARVSTGSGRAGTGSGVGSGMGGAASRGRAGGWPVRQAGTSARRVPVRGGAFFDESAPRAVFLARSREGWAALCRMISAAHAPGGEQPLLLWDANHGDGLTVLLGPASDVGRALAAGRPDRAARLLVPWRERYGDALRLEAVHHGRSGTGPGSLRLAARTVGFAAEQGVRPVLSNAVRYADPGQGPVADVLDSARRLVPIDPRKELDSGEAWLKGGGDMLAAAERIVEAAGFRRDAAHRLLDQTLAVAADCLVDPQDDLGMGSAHFPEPSLVGAEHRTAQRVLASRAAAGMVLRGYERRRDYWDRMHRELDIIAHHGFATYFLTVAQVVDDVRGMGIRVAARGSGAGSLVNHLLGIAHADPVEHGLLMERFLSKNRTALPDIDIDVESARRLEVYRAIIGRFGTERVATVAMPETYRVRHAVRDVGAALSMDPAEIDRIAKAFPHIRARDARAALDELPELRELAGERERFGKLWELVEALDKLPRGIAMHPCGVLLSDASLLTRTPVVPTSGEGFPMSQFDKEDVEDLGLLKLDVLGVRMQSAMAHAVAEVERATGERPDIDAIPPGDPETYRLIRSTETLGCFQIESPGQRDLVGRLQPATFHDLVVDISLFRPGPVAADMVRPFIEARHGRAPVRYPHPDLEGPLKETYGVVVFHEQIIEIVRIMTGCGRGEADQARRGLSDPESQGRIKVWFAQQAERRGYDPEVVARTWEIVEAFGSYGFCKAHAVAFAVPTYQSAWLKAHHPAAFYAGLLTHDPGMYPKRLLLADARRRGVPVLPLDVNRSAAAHRIELVSGPPERWGLRLALADVHGISEAESARIEAGQPYASLLDFWERARPRKPVAERLAQVGALDDFGANRRDLLLHLTELHRTQRGAASYGGQLPLAQGRKTAPIGLPDLDESERLSAELGVLGMDASRHLMGDHHAFLRELGVVSAKRLREAPHGRTVLVAGAKAATQTPPIRSGRRVIFTTLDDGTGLVDLAFFDDSHEACAHTVFHSWLLLVRGVVQRRGPRSLSVVGSAAWNLAELVELRAAGGLEAVGERLAEPTPTPAGNGDSGRRITMETGYEMNPWADLKPAGEGAATPPRKLWHQSPGSAG; encoded by the coding sequence ATGCCGGGCTTCACGCATCTGCACACCGCATCGGGCTTCTCCCTGCGCTACGGCGCCTCGCACCCCGAGCGGCTGGCCGAGCGCGCCGCCGAGCGGGGCATGGACGCCCTCGCCCTCACCGACCGGGACACCGTCGCGGGCGTGGTCCGCTTCGCGAAGGCCTGCGCGGAGGCGGGGGTGCGCCCCCTGTTCGGCGTGGACCTCGCGGTCGAGGGGCCGGTGCCGGGCGGGCGCGGCGCGCACGGCTTCGGGCGGGCCGGCACCGGCCGGACCGGTGGCGGCCCGGAGGGGTACGGCCCGGGTGGTCGGGGTGGTCCGGGTGGTCCGGGCGGCTTCGCCGCGGACGGCCGTGCCGCGTCCGGTTCCGGCGCGGACGGTTCGGGCGCGGACGGTTCGGGTACGGACGGCTCCGGTCGCCCCGGTGGCCGAGAGGCCGCCGGGTGGTCGGCCGCCGGTTCCGGTGCGGCGCGGGTCTCGACCGGTTCCGGGCGGGCCGGTACGGGGTCGGGCGTCGGTTCCGGCATGGGCGGGGCCGCGTCCCGGGGCCGGGCCGGCGGATGGCCCGTGCGGCAGGCCGGGACCTCCGCCCGGCGCGTCCCCGTCCGGGGCGGCGCCTTCTTCGACGAGTCCGCGCCCCGCGCCGTTTTCCTCGCCCGCTCCCGGGAGGGCTGGGCCGCGCTCTGCCGGATGATCAGCGCCGCCCACGCGCCAGGGGGCGAGCAGCCCCTGCTGCTCTGGGACGCCAACCACGGCGACGGTCTGACCGTACTGCTCGGCCCCGCCTCCGACGTCGGCCGGGCCCTCGCCGCCGGCCGCCCCGACCGGGCCGCCCGCCTTCTCGTCCCCTGGCGCGAGCGGTACGGCGACGCCCTGCGCCTGGAGGCCGTCCACCACGGCCGCTCCGGAACCGGCCCCGGCTCGCTCCGGCTCGCCGCCCGTACCGTCGGCTTCGCCGCCGAGCAGGGCGTCCGCCCGGTCCTCAGCAACGCCGTCCGCTACGCCGACCCCGGCCAGGGCCCCGTCGCCGACGTCCTCGACTCCGCCCGCCGTCTCGTCCCCATCGACCCCCGCAAGGAGCTCGACAGCGGCGAGGCCTGGCTCAAGGGCGGGGGCGACATGCTGGCCGCCGCCGAGCGGATCGTCGAGGCCGCGGGCTTCCGCCGGGACGCCGCGCACCGGCTGCTCGACCAGACCCTGGCGGTCGCCGCCGACTGCCTGGTCGACCCCCAGGACGACCTCGGCATGGGCTCCGCCCACTTCCCCGAGCCGTCCCTCGTCGGTGCCGAGCACCGCACCGCCCAGCGCGTGCTGGCCTCCCGGGCCGCCGCGGGCATGGTGCTGCGCGGGTACGAACGGCGCCGCGACTACTGGGACCGGATGCACCGCGAGCTCGACATCATCGCCCACCACGGTTTCGCCACCTACTTCCTGACGGTCGCTCAGGTCGTCGACGACGTGAGGGGCATGGGGATCAGGGTCGCCGCGCGCGGCTCCGGCGCCGGCTCCCTCGTCAACCACCTCCTCGGCATCGCGCACGCCGACCCGGTCGAGCACGGGCTGCTCATGGAGCGCTTCCTGTCCAAGAACCGCACCGCCCTCCCCGACATCGACATCGACGTGGAGTCCGCCCGCCGCCTGGAGGTCTACCGCGCGATCATCGGCCGCTTCGGCACCGAGCGGGTCGCCACCGTCGCCATGCCCGAGACCTACCGGGTCCGCCACGCGGTACGGGACGTGGGCGCCGCCCTGTCCATGGACCCGGCCGAGATCGACCGGATCGCCAAGGCGTTCCCGCACATCCGGGCCCGCGACGCCCGGGCCGCTCTCGACGAGCTGCCGGAACTCCGCGAACTCGCGGGGGAGCGGGAGAGGTTCGGGAAGCTCTGGGAGCTCGTCGAAGCCCTCGACAAGCTGCCGCGCGGGATCGCCATGCACCCGTGCGGGGTGCTCCTCTCGGACGCCTCGCTGCTCACCCGTACCCCCGTCGTGCCCACCAGCGGCGAGGGATTCCCCATGTCCCAGTTCGACAAGGAGGACGTGGAGGACCTCGGGCTGCTCAAGCTCGACGTCCTCGGCGTGCGGATGCAGTCGGCCATGGCCCACGCGGTCGCCGAGGTCGAGCGGGCCACGGGGGAGCGCCCGGACATCGACGCGATCCCGCCCGGCGACCCGGAGACGTACCGGCTGATCCGGTCCACCGAGACCCTCGGCTGCTTCCAGATCGAGTCGCCGGGCCAGCGCGACCTGGTCGGCCGCCTCCAGCCCGCCACCTTCCACGACCTCGTCGTCGACATCTCGCTCTTCCGGCCGGGACCGGTCGCCGCCGACATGGTCCGCCCGTTCATCGAGGCCCGGCACGGCCGGGCCCCCGTCCGCTACCCGCACCCGGACCTGGAGGGGCCGCTGAAGGAGACGTACGGCGTCGTCGTCTTCCACGAGCAGATCATCGAGATCGTGCGGATCATGACCGGCTGCGGCCGGGGCGAGGCCGATCAGGCGCGGCGCGGGCTCTCGGACCCCGAGTCGCAGGGCCGGATCAAGGTCTGGTTCGCCCAGCAGGCGGAGCGGCGCGGGTACGACCCCGAGGTCGTCGCCCGTACCTGGGAGATCGTGGAGGCCTTCGGCTCGTACGGCTTCTGCAAGGCGCACGCGGTGGCCTTCGCCGTACCGACGTACCAGTCGGCCTGGCTCAAGGCCCACCATCCGGCGGCCTTCTACGCGGGGCTGCTCACCCACGACCCCGGCATGTACCCGAAGCGACTGCTGCTCGCGGACGCACGGCGGCGCGGGGTGCCGGTGCTGCCGCTGGATGTGAACCGGTCCGCGGCCGCTCATCGAATCGAACTGGTGTCCGGACCGCCGGAGCGGTGGGGCCTGCGCCTCGCCCTCGCCGACGTCCACGGCATCAGCGAGGCGGAGAGCGCGCGGATCGAGGCCGGACAGCCGTACGCCTCGCTGCTCGACTTCTGGGAGCGGGCCAGACCGCGCAAACCGGTGGCCGAACGGCTCGCACAGGTCGGCGCGTTGGACGACTTCGGCGCCAACCGCCGTGATCTGCTGCTCCACTTGACCGAACTCCACCGCACCCAGCGAGGCGCCGCCTCCTACGGCGGTCAACTCCCGCTCGCCCAGGGCAGGAAGACCGCCCCCATCGGCCTGCCCGACCTCGACGAGTCGGAGCGGCTCAGCGCCGAACTGGGCGTCCTCGGCATGGACGCCTCGCGCCACCTCATGGGCGACCACCATGCCTTCCTGCGCGAACTCGGCGTGGTCTCCGCCAAGCGGCTGCGCGAGGCCCCGCACGGGCGGACCGTCCTGGTCGCGGGCGCCAAGGCGGCCACCCAGACCCCGCCGATCCGCTCGGGCAGGCGGGTCATCTTCACCACGCTCGACGACGGCACGGGCCTGGTCGACCTCGCCTTCTTCGACGACTCCCACGAGGCCTGCGCGCACACCGTCTTCCACTCCTGGCTGCTGCTCGTGCGCGGTGTCGTGCAGCGGCGCGGACCGCGCAGCCTCAGCGTGGTCGGGTCCGCGGCCTGGAACCTCGCCGAACTGGTCGAACTGCGGGCGGCCGGCGGCCTGGAGGCGGTGGGGGAGCGGCTCGCGGAGCCCACGCCGACGCCGGCAGGGAACGGCGACAGCGGCCGCCGGATCACGATGGAGACCGGATACGAGATGAACCCCTGGGCGGACCTGAAGCCGGCCGGCGAAGGCGCGGCGACCCCGCCGCGGAAGCTGTGGCACCAGAGTCCGGGGAGCGCGGGATGA
- a CDS encoding DNA polymerase Y family protein gives MILCIRFRLEPMWEALLPQLLGLLGEFTPVVEAAPPDTLLADVRGALRYFGWSPTELASVIRVRALALYGVDCVIGAGPNPMLARMAAREARPGATLVVEDAAAFLRDRPVAALDGVGRTTARTLCAYGLDSIGRVADAPLAVLQRLVGAKAGRELGERARGVDRTPVVPNAVSRSTAAERSFPRDELDPSVHRRALLSLAEELGARMRSEKQVCRSLTVTVRYADRSTTTRTRTLPEPTAHSAALTALAYTIHDSFGLQRARVRGIALRAEGLGAAEGAAHQLTFDPADEKARRLEAVADRARARFGPGAIVPGSLAA, from the coding sequence ATGATCCTCTGTATACGGTTCCGCCTCGAGCCCATGTGGGAGGCGCTTCTCCCACAACTGCTCGGCCTGCTCGGCGAGTTCACCCCGGTCGTCGAGGCCGCACCGCCCGACACCCTGCTCGCCGACGTCCGGGGCGCGCTGCGCTACTTCGGCTGGAGCCCGACGGAGCTGGCCTCGGTGATACGGGTCAGGGCGCTCGCCCTGTACGGCGTCGACTGCGTCATCGGGGCCGGCCCGAACCCGATGCTGGCCCGGATGGCGGCCCGCGAGGCCCGCCCCGGCGCCACCCTGGTCGTCGAGGATGCGGCCGCCTTCCTGCGGGACCGCCCGGTCGCCGCGCTCGACGGGGTGGGCCGCACCACCGCCCGTACCCTGTGCGCGTACGGACTCGACTCCATCGGCCGGGTCGCGGACGCGCCGCTCGCCGTGCTCCAGCGGCTCGTCGGCGCGAAGGCCGGGCGCGAGCTGGGGGAGCGGGCGCGGGGTGTCGACCGCACCCCGGTCGTACCGAACGCGGTCTCCCGCTCGACGGCGGCCGAACGCTCCTTCCCCCGTGACGAGCTGGACCCGTCGGTCCACCGCAGGGCGCTGCTCTCGCTCGCCGAGGAGCTGGGCGCCCGGATGCGGTCGGAGAAGCAGGTGTGCCGTTCCCTGACGGTGACCGTGCGGTACGCGGACCGGTCCACCACCACCCGTACCCGCACGCTGCCCGAGCCGACCGCGCACTCGGCGGCGCTCACCGCCCTCGCGTACACGATCCACGACTCGTTCGGGCTGCAGCGGGCCCGGGTGCGGGGGATCGCGCTGCGCGCGGAGGGGCTCGGGGCCGCGGAGGGGGCCGCGCATCAGCTGACCTTCGATCCGGCTGATGAGAAGGCCCGGCGGCTCGAGGCGGTGGCGGACCGGGCGCGGGCGAGGTTCGGTCCGGGGGCGATCGTGCCGGGCTCCCTGGCGGCCTGA
- a CDS encoding esterase/lipase family protein, with protein sequence MLPWKHFLRALSVLLLTAAATLAPMASAQATTAPSRGWNDFSCKPSAAHPRPVVLVHGTFGNSWDNWLGLAPYLVNRGYCVYSLDYGQLPNVPFFHGLGPVDKSAEQLDAYVDRVLAATGAAEADLVGHSQGGMMPRYYLKFLGGAEKVNALVGIAPDNHGTTLLGLTKLLPYFPGVEKFVTEKTPGLADQVAGSPFITKLNEGGDTVPGVTYTVIATKYDEVVTPYTSGFLSGDNVTNVLIQDKCALDLSEHVAIGTVDRVTFHEVANALDPAHATPTTCLSVIG encoded by the coding sequence ATGCTGCCCTGGAAACACTTCCTCAGAGCACTCTCGGTCCTGCTGCTGACCGCCGCCGCCACCCTCGCCCCCATGGCTTCGGCCCAGGCCACCACCGCCCCCAGCCGGGGCTGGAACGACTTCTCCTGCAAGCCCTCCGCCGCCCACCCGCGCCCCGTCGTCCTGGTCCACGGAACCTTCGGCAACTCCTGGGACAACTGGCTGGGCCTCGCGCCGTACCTGGTCAACCGCGGGTACTGCGTCTACTCGCTCGACTACGGCCAGCTGCCGAACGTGCCCTTCTTCCACGGCCTCGGCCCGGTCGACAAGTCGGCCGAGCAGCTCGACGCGTACGTGGACCGGGTCCTCGCGGCCACCGGGGCGGCCGAGGCCGACCTCGTCGGGCACTCGCAGGGCGGCATGATGCCGCGCTACTACCTCAAGTTCCTCGGCGGGGCCGAGAAGGTCAACGCGCTCGTCGGGATCGCCCCCGACAACCACGGCACGACCCTCCTCGGCCTCACCAAGCTGCTCCCGTACTTCCCCGGCGTCGAGAAGTTCGTCACCGAGAAGACCCCGGGCCTCGCCGACCAGGTGGCAGGCTCCCCGTTCATCACCAAGCTCAACGAGGGCGGCGACACCGTGCCGGGTGTCACGTACACGGTCATCGCGACCAAGTACGACGAGGTGGTCACCCCGTACACCTCGGGCTTCCTCTCCGGGGACAACGTCACCAACGTCCTCATCCAGGACAAGTGCGCGCTGGACCTGTCGGAGCACGTGGCGATCGGGACGGTGGACCGGGTCACGTTCCACGAGGTGGCCAACGCGCTCGACCCGGCCCACGCGACCCCGACCACCTGCCTGTCAGTGATCGGCTGA
- a CDS encoding lytic polysaccharide monooxygenase, translating to MTVRRTAAAVLTLGIAPLALAGLTAAPAVAHGSMTDPVSRVSACYAEGPESPKSAACKAAVAASGAQAFYDWNAVNIADAAGKHRELIPDGKLCSAGNDKYRGLDLARGDWPASSLNSGAHTFRYKGTAPHKGSFELYVTKDGYDPSKPLKWSDLEEKPFATVTDPRMENGDYVFDGTVPNKSGRHLIYSIWQRSDSPEAFYTCSDVVFGKDSAGTAPTASAPTDEEIEDGEDKSSVEHGGHGDDEAGTGAKATTAPASSEPPSQEPNEPNAPVAAGSGSGENLAETGGDAATPYIAVGGAAVLALGASLLFATVRRRSAPAGRHTR from the coding sequence ATGACCGTTCGCCGCACGGCCGCCGCCGTTCTCACTCTCGGCATCGCGCCGCTCGCGCTCGCCGGGCTGACCGCCGCTCCGGCCGTCGCGCACGGGTCGATGACGGACCCGGTCAGCCGGGTGTCGGCCTGTTACGCGGAGGGGCCGGAGAGCCCGAAGTCCGCGGCGTGCAAGGCGGCGGTGGCGGCGAGCGGGGCGCAGGCGTTCTACGACTGGAACGCGGTGAACATCGCCGACGCCGCCGGCAAGCACCGTGAGCTGATCCCGGACGGCAAGCTGTGCAGCGCCGGGAACGACAAGTACCGCGGGCTCGACCTGGCGCGCGGCGACTGGCCGGCCAGCTCGCTGAACTCCGGTGCGCACACCTTCCGTTACAAGGGGACCGCGCCGCACAAGGGTTCCTTCGAGCTGTACGTCACCAAGGACGGCTACGACCCCTCGAAGCCGCTGAAGTGGTCGGACCTGGAGGAGAAGCCGTTCGCGACGGTGACCGACCCTCGGATGGAGAACGGCGACTACGTCTTCGACGGGACGGTGCCGAACAAGTCCGGCCGCCACCTGATCTACTCGATCTGGCAGCGCTCCGATTCCCCCGAGGCGTTCTACACCTGCTCCGACGTCGTCTTCGGGAAGGACAGCGCCGGTACGGCTCCGACGGCGTCCGCGCCGACCGACGAGGAGATCGAGGACGGGGAGGACAAGTCCTCCGTCGAGCACGGCGGGCACGGTGACGACGAGGCCGGGACCGGGGCGAAGGCGACGACCGCGCCCGCGTCCTCGGAGCCGCCCTCGCAGGAGCCCAACGAGCCCAACGCGCCCGTCGCCGCCGGCTCCGGCTCGGGCGAGAACCTCGCCGAGACCGGGGGCGACGCCGCGACCCCGTACATCGCGGTCGGCGGCGCCGCCGTCCTGGCCCTCGGTGCCTCCCTGCTCTTCGCGACGGTCCGCCGCAGGTCGGCGCCGGCGGGCCGGCACACCCGCTGA
- a CDS encoding response regulator, whose product MTKVLVVDDDFMVAKLHSRFVSAVEGFSVVGVAHSGGEALSLAERLRPDLVLLDIYLPDMDGISVLRELRGAGLAVDALFITAARDAGMIRSALRAGALHYLIKPFNQAALQEQLRHVASLRTRLDELDEARQEDVDQIFGARPRGSRELPKGLAAHTAELVDGILRAHPEGLSATECAEAGSLSRVSARRYLEYFAETGRAEITLRYGGTGRPERRYRRLG is encoded by the coding sequence GTGACAAAGGTGCTGGTGGTGGACGACGACTTCATGGTCGCGAAGCTGCACAGCCGTTTTGTGTCGGCTGTGGAGGGTTTCTCCGTGGTCGGGGTGGCGCACAGCGGCGGCGAGGCCCTGAGCCTGGCCGAGCGGCTGCGCCCCGATCTGGTCCTGCTCGACATCTACCTGCCGGACATGGACGGGATCAGCGTGCTGCGCGAGCTGCGCGGGGCCGGTCTGGCCGTCGACGCCCTGTTCATCACGGCGGCGCGGGACGCGGGCATGATCCGCTCGGCGCTGCGCGCGGGGGCGCTGCACTATCTGATCAAGCCCTTCAACCAGGCCGCCCTGCAGGAGCAGCTGCGGCACGTGGCCTCGCTGCGCACCCGCCTGGACGAGCTGGACGAGGCGCGCCAGGAGGACGTGGACCAGATCTTCGGCGCCCGCCCCCGTGGCTCGCGCGAGCTTCCGAAGGGCCTGGCCGCGCACACGGCGGAGCTGGTGGACGGCATCCTGCGGGCGCACCCGGAGGGCCTGTCGGCGACGGAGTGCGCGGAGGCGGGGTCCTTGTCCCGGGTCAGCGCGCGGCGCTATCTGGAGTATTTCGCGGAGACGGGCCGCGCGGAGATCACGCTGCGGTACGGGGGCACGGGCCGCCCGGAGCGGCGCTACCGGCGGCTGGGGTGA
- a CDS encoding Bug family tripartite tricarboxylate transporter substrate binding protein → MRLRTPLALFGAALLVLVGPPLLATGSGSDTGTQIPGLRFMVPNTPGGGYDITARTAAKNAEDAGLTTDIEVFNLPGAGGTVGLTRLVGEHGNGRIAMSMGLGVVGAVHTNKTPRTLADTTPIARLTMEQDIVVVGKNSPYKTIQDLLAAWKKAPGKLPVGGGSSPGGPDHLAPMLMAQAAGIAPKSVNYIPFDGGGELLASILGNKVAFGVSGVSEYLDQINSGELRLLAVTGAERVPGLDAPTLREAGLDTEFINWRGLVAPPGLSDAERDKLVGLATKLHDSPQWRESLEKNGWNDAFLPGEMFGDFLTEQDKRVGAVLKELGL, encoded by the coding sequence GTGCGTCTGCGCACCCCCCTCGCCCTGTTCGGGGCCGCGCTGCTGGTGTTGGTGGGGCCGCCCCTGCTCGCCACCGGCAGCGGCTCCGACACCGGCACCCAGATCCCCGGACTGCGTTTCATGGTCCCCAACACGCCCGGCGGCGGATACGACATCACCGCCCGCACGGCCGCGAAGAACGCCGAGGACGCCGGTCTCACCACCGACATCGAGGTCTTCAACCTGCCCGGCGCCGGCGGCACCGTCGGCCTCACCCGGCTCGTCGGTGAGCACGGCAACGGCCGGATCGCCATGTCGATGGGCCTAGGCGTCGTCGGAGCCGTCCACACCAACAAGACCCCCAGGACCCTCGCCGACACCACCCCGATCGCCCGGCTCACCATGGAGCAGGACATCGTCGTGGTCGGCAAGAACTCCCCGTACAAGACCATCCAGGACCTCCTCGCGGCCTGGAAGAAGGCCCCTGGCAAGCTGCCCGTCGGCGGTGGCTCCTCGCCCGGCGGACCCGACCACCTCGCCCCGATGCTGATGGCCCAGGCCGCCGGCATCGCGCCGAAGAGCGTCAACTACATCCCCTTCGACGGTGGCGGCGAGCTCCTCGCCTCCATCCTCGGCAACAAGGTCGCCTTCGGCGTCTCGGGCGTCAGCGAGTACCTCGACCAGATCAACTCCGGCGAGCTGCGGCTCCTCGCCGTCACCGGCGCCGAGCGGGTCCCGGGCCTGGACGCCCCCACCCTGCGCGAGGCCGGACTCGACACCGAGTTCATCAACTGGCGCGGGCTCGTCGCCCCGCCCGGCCTCAGCGACGCCGAGCGCGACAAGCTCGTCGGCCTGGCCACGAAGCTGCACGACTCCCCGCAGTGGCGCGAGTCCCTCGAGAAGAACGGCTGGAACGACGCCTTCCTGCCCGGCGAAATGTTCGGCGACTTCCTCACCGAACAGGACAAGCGGGTCGGCGCGGTGCTGAAGGAGCTGGGGCTGTGA
- a CDS encoding tripartite tricarboxylate transporter TctB family protein, with translation MTTTTTPTTPTAQAKKSWLREHSELGVSLLLFAIGVLVLTDALTMTVDIAQRGPIGPRTVPVVVGSGLLVIAVLLAVDVLRGGRGEAEGGEDIDLSEPSDWRTVLLLAGVFLAFAVVIGPVGFPVAGALLFWGAAYALGSRHLHRDPLIAAGLSLFTYVVFNNLLGVPLPGGPLMGVL, from the coding sequence GTGACTACCACGACGACCCCCACGACCCCCACGGCGCAGGCGAAGAAGTCCTGGCTGCGCGAGCACTCCGAGCTCGGCGTCAGCCTCCTCCTCTTCGCCATCGGCGTCCTCGTCCTCACCGACGCCCTCACCATGACCGTCGACATCGCGCAGCGCGGCCCGATCGGCCCCCGGACCGTCCCGGTCGTCGTCGGCAGCGGCCTGCTCGTCATCGCCGTCCTCCTCGCGGTCGACGTGCTCCGCGGCGGCCGCGGCGAGGCCGAGGGCGGCGAGGACATCGACCTCTCCGAGCCCAGCGACTGGCGCACGGTCCTGCTCCTGGCCGGAGTCTTCCTCGCCTTCGCCGTCGTCATCGGACCGGTCGGCTTCCCCGTCGCCGGAGCCCTGCTCTTCTGGGGCGCCGCCTACGCCCTCGGCAGCCGCCACCTCCACCGTGATCCGCTGATCGCCGCCGGACTCTCCCTCTTCACCTATGTCGTCTTCAACAACCTGCTCGGAGTTCCGCTGCCCGGCGGCCCGCTGATGGGAGTGCTCTGA
- a CDS encoding tripartite tricarboxylate transporter permease has protein sequence MDSLNSLIDGFGTALTPMNLLWAAIGVLLGTAIGVLPGIGPAMAVALLLPVTYGLEPTGAFIMFAGIYYGAMFGGSTTSILLNTPGESAAVVAAMEGNPMAKAGRGAQALAAAAIGHFTGGMVGTLLLVALAPTVAALAVDIGAPDYFAIMVLAFIAVTSVLGSSRIRGLASLLIGLTLGLVGLDQMTGQQRLTFGSLQLADGIDVVIVAVGLFAIGEALWVAAHLRRTAGEAIPVGRPWLGKDDVKRTWKSWLRGPVIGFPFGAIPAGGAEIPTFLSYVTEKRLSKHKDQFGKGAIEGVAGPESAASASAAGTLVSMLTLGLPTTAVAAVMLAAFQQYGIQPGPLLFEREPDLVWGLIASLFVGMVLLLALNLPLAPVWAKLLRIPRPYLYAGILFFAAVGAYAVGGEALDLVILLLIGLIGFGMRRYGLPVLPAVIGVILGPAAEQQLRRALQISDGSLTGLVNTPFSVTVYAVIVLLLAWPLVKKVINRRRHVSA, from the coding sequence ATGGACTCACTGAACTCCCTGATCGACGGATTCGGTACGGCCCTCACCCCGATGAACCTGCTCTGGGCCGCCATCGGCGTGCTCCTCGGCACCGCCATCGGCGTCCTGCCCGGCATCGGCCCCGCCATGGCGGTCGCCCTGCTGCTCCCCGTGACGTACGGACTCGAACCGACCGGCGCCTTCATCATGTTCGCCGGCATCTACTACGGAGCCATGTTCGGCGGCTCCACGACCTCGATCCTGCTCAACACCCCCGGCGAGAGCGCGGCCGTCGTCGCCGCCATGGAGGGCAACCCCATGGCCAAGGCCGGCCGCGGCGCACAGGCGCTCGCGGCCGCCGCCATCGGCCACTTCACCGGCGGCATGGTCGGCACGCTCCTGCTCGTCGCCCTCGCCCCGACCGTCGCCGCGCTCGCCGTCGACATCGGCGCCCCCGACTACTTCGCGATCATGGTCCTCGCCTTCATCGCGGTCACCTCCGTCCTCGGCTCCTCCCGCATCCGGGGCCTCGCCTCGCTCCTCATCGGCCTCACCCTCGGCCTCGTCGGCCTCGACCAGATGACCGGCCAGCAGCGCCTCACCTTCGGCTCGCTCCAGCTCGCCGACGGCATCGACGTCGTCATCGTCGCGGTCGGCCTCTTCGCCATCGGCGAGGCCCTCTGGGTCGCCGCCCATCTGCGCCGCACGGCGGGGGAGGCCATCCCGGTCGGCCGCCCGTGGCTCGGCAAGGACGACGTCAAGCGCACCTGGAAGTCCTGGCTGCGCGGCCCCGTCATCGGCTTCCCGTTCGGCGCGATACCGGCCGGCGGCGCCGAGATCCCGACCTTCCTGTCGTATGTCACCGAGAAGCGGCTCTCCAAGCACAAGGACCAGTTCGGCAAGGGCGCCATCGAGGGCGTCGCGGGACCCGAGTCCGCCGCCTCCGCCTCCGCGGCCGGCACGCTCGTCTCCATGCTGACCCTCGGCCTGCCGACGACGGCCGTCGCCGCCGTCATGCTCGCCGCCTTCCAGCAGTACGGCATCCAGCCCGGACCGCTGCTCTTCGAGCGCGAACCCGACCTGGTCTGGGGCCTGATCGCCTCGCTCTTCGTCGGCATGGTCCTGCTGCTCGCGCTCAACCTGCCGCTCGCGCCCGTCTGGGCCAAGCTGCTGCGCATCCCGCGCCCGTACCTCTACGCCGGCATCCTCTTCTTCGCCGCCGTCGGCGCGTACGCGGTGGGCGGCGAGGCGCTCGACCTGGTCATCCTGCTGCTCATCGGTCTGATCGGCTTCGGCATGCGACGCTACGGACTTCCCGTCCTGCCCGCCGTCATCGGCGTCATCCTCGGCCCGGCCGCCGAGCAGCAGCTGCGCCGCGCCCTGCAGATCAGCGACGGCTCGCTGACGGGCCTGGTCAACACGCCCTTCTCGGTGACCGTGTACGCGGTGATCGTGCTCCTGCTCGCCTGGCCGCTGGTGAAGAAGGTGATCAACCGCCGTCGTCACGTGTCGGCATGA
- a CDS encoding DUF6299 family protein: MRLRLALAAGTLLVAATATAATAAHASHAGPGDGLSVDGHGTVAADGTVTLSGTYRCADDSAGPVFVSSTLLQEDRSAGIGGTKAVCDGQEHAWTNSGVVKEPAYRTGEARVKATLMQLIPTGPMGLPLPGFLATEDSDVTLR, from the coding sequence ATGCGCCTCCGTCTCGCCCTCGCCGCCGGCACCCTCCTGGTCGCCGCCACCGCGACCGCCGCGACCGCCGCCCACGCCTCCCACGCCGGGCCCGGCGACGGCCTCTCCGTCGACGGGCACGGAACCGTCGCCGCCGACGGCACGGTCACCCTCTCCGGCACGTACCGCTGCGCGGACGACAGCGCCGGCCCGGTCTTCGTGAGCAGCACGCTCCTCCAGGAGGACCGCTCCGCCGGGATCGGCGGCACCAAGGCCGTCTGCGACGGCCAGGAGCACGCCTGGACCAACTCGGGCGTGGTGAAGGAGCCCGCCTACCGGACGGGCGAGGCCCGGGTGAAGGCCACGCTCATGCAGCTCATCCCCACCGGCCCGATGGGCCTGCCCCTGCCCGGCTTCCTCGCCACCGAGGACTCGGACGTGACGCTGCGCTAG